A window of Paenibacillus polygoni contains these coding sequences:
- a CDS encoding type 1 glutamine amidotransferase family protein: protein MNNTVYLYVFDTMADWEIGYLTAELNSGRYYKKGLTPSKIVTVGIDKTPVTTMGGLTILPNIQLDECSIERSDLLILPGGDTWTETSHHPILKIAERCLREGIWVAAICGATMGLAQVGLLNSYGHTSNDLEYLKMICPTYRGEKYYKMESAVTDGKLITASGIAPLEFSTHILKALDVFSPQTLDAWYNLNKTTDSKYYYELMNSLQ, encoded by the coding sequence ATGAATAATACAGTATATCTTTATGTGTTTGACACAATGGCAGACTGGGAAATAGGCTACTTAACTGCGGAACTAAACTCGGGAAGGTATTATAAAAAGGGGCTTACCCCATCCAAAATAGTTACCGTGGGAATTGATAAGACTCCAGTAACTACAATGGGCGGACTTACAATACTGCCTAACATCCAATTGGATGAGTGCAGCATTGAAAGATCTGATCTATTGATTTTACCCGGTGGAGATACATGGACAGAAACTAGTCATCACCCCATCCTAAAAATCGCTGAGAGATGTTTAAGGGAAGGTATATGGGTTGCTGCGATATGTGGTGCTACAATGGGACTTGCCCAGGTGGGACTACTAAATTCATATGGGCATACAAGCAACGATCTAGAATACCTTAAAATGATCTGTCCTACTTATAGAGGAGAAAAGTATTATAAAATGGAGTCGGCTGTAACTGATGGAAAACTGATCACAGCATCTGGAATAGCTCCATTGGAATTTTCTACACACATTTTAAAAGCATTGGATGTGTTTTCTCCACAAACGTTAGATGCTTGGTATAACCTTAATAAGACTACTGATTCTAAATATTATTATGAGCTGATGAATTCATTACAATGA
- a CDS encoding helix-turn-helix transcriptional regulator — protein sequence MPKNDNMLAILWMLNSGVKMTAKQISEKLEINIRTVYRYIDALCASGVPIISDTGHNGGYSLLNNFIRAPLLFDMEEKKALLHATVFAKEAGYPLSDALGNATSKLKMYSNQEQESVLNRHLAGFEVINRKGDPSIQPVLAELEQAVANEFSVEIEYRTRRDDKYKTRVIDPYGIVYWNNKWYIVAFCHLRNEMRSFRVERILQIKRTQNLFKRSEAFLAREFFLGNLLADLVDKDKLITLIIEGRSEALDDLCLHWFLGHHLKERTTNQAIFLLEEKTLHTYVPNFLLSYGKSIQVVEPQSLKGKLVEVVSELMEFYQL from the coding sequence ATGCCAAAAAACGATAATATGCTGGCAATTCTATGGATGCTGAATTCGGGCGTTAAAATGACCGCAAAACAAATATCCGAAAAGTTAGAAATAAATATTAGGACAGTTTATCGGTATATTGATGCGTTATGTGCCAGTGGAGTGCCTATAATATCCGACACGGGTCATAACGGTGGATATAGCTTGCTGAATAATTTTATCAGAGCACCTCTGCTATTTGATATGGAAGAAAAAAAAGCACTTCTTCATGCTACTGTTTTTGCAAAAGAAGCCGGATACCCTTTGAGTGACGCTTTAGGTAATGCGACATCCAAATTGAAAATGTATTCGAATCAGGAACAGGAAAGTGTGCTTAACCGTCATTTAGCCGGTTTTGAAGTTATCAACCGCAAGGGAGATCCTTCTATTCAGCCAGTTTTGGCGGAATTGGAGCAAGCAGTAGCAAACGAGTTCTCTGTAGAAATTGAATATCGCACACGCCGTGATGATAAGTACAAGACTAGGGTTATAGATCCCTATGGAATAGTCTACTGGAACAATAAATGGTATATTGTTGCATTTTGCCACCTGAGAAATGAGATGCGCAGCTTTCGGGTAGAACGAATTTTACAAATCAAGCGTACTCAAAACCTATTTAAGCGTTCCGAAGCATTTTTGGCTCGCGAATTTTTCTTAGGAAATCTATTAGCTGATTTAGTCGACAAGGACAAATTAATTACCTTAATTATTGAAGGTAGGTCAGAAGCATTGGATGACTTATGCCTGCATTGGTTTTTGGGGCATCATCTGAAAGAGCGTACAACAAATCAAGCAATCTTTTTACTTGAGGAAAAAACACTTCATACCTATGTTCCTAATTTTCTCTTATCCTACGGGAAATCCATTCAAGTAGTCGAACCACAGAGTTTGAAGGGAAAACTTGTTGAAGTTGTGTCAGAGTTAATGGAATTTTATCAACTTTAA
- a CDS encoding DUF5316 family protein: protein MNFFIYLGIILILVSGLCIRSWTTDYQQRGNFNSKPTEDLDMMKKVATWSTLAGIISFAVAGLIYLLG, encoded by the coding sequence ATGAATTTTTTCATCTATTTAGGGATCATTCTCATTCTTGTTTCTGGTCTTTGCATTAGATCTTGGACGACTGATTACCAACAAAGAGGTAATTTTAATTCAAAGCCTACGGAAGATCTTGACATGATGAAGAAAGTTGCTACATGGTCTACTTTAGCAGGAATCATTTCGTTTGCAGTTGCTGGATTGATTTATTTATTAGGTTAA
- a CDS encoding GNAT family N-acetyltransferase, translating to MMINSNDYRNHDGYRGSFNRLSKLVFGIEFEAWYQKGAWDDRYICHSFIADDEVIANVSVSKMSLVINGESIRALQIGTVMTHPEHRGKGLSKQLMEHVLDTYEDTCDLFFLFANRTVLEFYPKFGFAPFPEHQFHLNIPDEPQANIISLDKLDVSREEHWNLIKKKISSRNPISKHFGVTNTEGLFQFYALNVYPECLYYSHTDDAIIVFEHEGDLMHLYDIVSDKEVDVEALVSRITTEQTRQIRFHFTPDQIIEKVYTEPFGKNEDVLFIKSLSDLGKLPAFCIPKLAHA from the coding sequence ATGATGATAAATAGTAATGACTACAGAAACCATGATGGGTACCGAGGAAGCTTCAATCGACTTTCCAAGCTAGTATTTGGTATTGAGTTTGAAGCATGGTACCAAAAAGGAGCCTGGGACGACCGTTATATTTGCCATTCATTTATTGCCGATGACGAGGTCATTGCGAATGTTTCAGTAAGCAAAATGAGCTTGGTCATTAATGGTGAATCCATACGGGCTCTACAGATCGGAACTGTAATGACTCATCCTGAGCATCGGGGTAAGGGATTGTCGAAACAACTAATGGAGCATGTATTGGATACATACGAAGACACATGCGACTTGTTTTTCTTATTTGCGAACAGAACCGTACTCGAATTTTATCCCAAGTTTGGATTTGCTCCCTTCCCTGAACACCAATTTCACTTAAATATACCTGATGAACCTCAAGCTAATATAATATCACTGGATAAGCTGGATGTTTCCAGGGAAGAGCATTGGAATTTAATTAAAAAGAAGATTAGTTCCCGTAACCCGATTTCAAAACATTTTGGTGTTACTAACACCGAAGGGTTATTTCAATTTTACGCTTTAAACGTATATCCTGAATGCCTTTATTATTCCCACACTGACGATGCCATCATAGTTTTTGAGCATGAAGGCGATTTGATGCATTTATATGATATTGTTAGCGACAAAGAGGTAGACGTTGAAGCGTTGGTTTCACGGATTACAACGGAACAAACAAGACAGATTCGGTTCCACTTCACCCCAGACCAAATTATTGAGAAAGTGTATACAGAACCTTTCGGCAAGAATGAGGATGTCTTGTTTATAAAATCACTTTCTGATTTAGGAAAGCTGCCTGCATTTTGTATACCTAAATTGGCTCATGCGTAG
- a CDS encoding acyltransferase domain-containing protein → MTIEEVCERICLPDQMKRAVLDFAGEFDEKAVKPFFAALYDPSDWEKGVKEIAAVLGNDPDGSKMLTFMLLRAVETHREYEKRGISETIFVDTIKFCTRFIEEHYEVYGTYAFTWGWWFPRQISLREFRIGALEYEMIEQEEKKIINIHIPADADMRLDSLRKSYEDARGFFAKYFPEYGQSDMVCDSWLLSPVLAKLLSKNSNIIGFQKAFDLIRVDDTNDSSIRWVYGRTDIPIHELPQNTSLQKKIKACLLEGGSIGAAYGRLHEDPWKGVRLEED, encoded by the coding sequence ATGACTATAGAAGAAGTGTGTGAGCGTATTTGCTTACCGGATCAAATGAAAAGAGCTGTGCTTGACTTTGCAGGCGAATTCGATGAGAAAGCAGTAAAGCCTTTTTTTGCTGCCCTATATGATCCATCTGACTGGGAAAAGGGAGTTAAAGAAATAGCGGCGGTTCTGGGAAATGATCCAGATGGGAGCAAAATGCTCACTTTTATGCTTCTGCGTGCAGTAGAGACACATAGGGAATACGAAAAAAGAGGAATCAGCGAGACCATTTTTGTGGATACGATAAAGTTCTGTACCAGATTTATTGAGGAACATTACGAGGTATATGGGACATATGCATTCACGTGGGGATGGTGGTTTCCAAGACAGATTTCACTTCGCGAATTCCGTATCGGTGCTCTTGAATATGAAATGATCGAGCAGGAAGAGAAGAAGATAATAAATATACATATCCCCGCAGATGCAGATATGAGGCTCGATAGTTTGCGGAAGTCATATGAGGATGCTAGGGGATTTTTTGCAAAATATTTTCCGGAGTATGGTCAGTCCGATATGGTGTGTGATTCTTGGCTGCTTTCTCCTGTCCTTGCTAAGCTGCTGTCTAAAAACTCGAATATTATCGGCTTTCAGAAGGCATTCGACTTGATACGTGTAGATGATACGAACGACAGCTCTATTAGATGGGTTTATGGAAGGACTGATATTCCAATACACGAACTTCCGCAAAATACATCCTTACAGAAAAAAATTAAAGCCTGCCTGTTAGAAGGCGGTAGCATTGGCGCAGCCTATGGAAGATTGCACGAAGACCCCTGGAAAGGCGTTAGGCTGGAAGAAGATTAA
- a CDS encoding CD3324 family protein → MRKYVNAREVLPESLIKEIQKYVKGQHIYIPQTERQTWGESTGIRQELERRNEEIVRRFESGISIQQLSKVFHLSEDRIRGIIYERQT, encoded by the coding sequence ATGAGAAAATACGTGAATGCTCGGGAAGTTTTACCTGAAAGTTTAATAAAGGAAATTCAAAAATATGTGAAGGGACAACATATCTATATTCCTCAAACAGAACGACAAACTTGGGGGGAATCAACTGGGATACGTCAGGAATTGGAACGACGAAATGAAGAAATTGTGCGCAGATTTGAATCAGGTATAAGTATACAGCAGTTATCCAAAGTGTTTCATTTAAGTGAAGACAGAATAAGAGGGATTATTTACGAGAGACAGACCTAG
- a CDS encoding GNAT family N-acetyltransferase, whose translation MLKIRRATKEEMIEIYKMGYDAWGDNLPYEEYITMCQASNKYKKGTWYVLEATDTKQLLSSLIVYELNLSESQIVKGIGSIATPVYLRKNGYASLLVKEMINKLEQEENGNNIFLYSDIGIEFYKKLGFIILPNNSQKYKDSVCMYYSKENDIDSISLDIPDYF comes from the coding sequence TTGTTAAAAATTAGGAGAGCAACAAAAGAGGAAATGATAGAAATTTATAAGATGGGCTATGATGCTTGGGGAGATAATCTGCCATATGAAGAATATATAACTATGTGCCAGGCTTCCAATAAGTATAAAAAGGGAACCTGGTACGTTCTTGAAGCAACAGATACCAAGCAACTATTAAGTTCCCTCATCGTATATGAACTAAATCTTTCTGAATCCCAAATTGTAAAAGGGATTGGTTCAATCGCTACACCTGTATATTTAAGAAAAAATGGATATGCTTCTTTATTGGTCAAAGAAATGATAAATAAATTAGAACAAGAAGAAAACGGTAACAACATATTCCTTTATAGTGATATTGGGATAGAATTTTACAAAAAATTAGGTTTTATTATACTACCTAATAATAGTCAAAAATATAAAGACAGTGTTTGTATGTATTACTCAAAAGAAAATGATATCGACTCCATATCACTTGATATCCCCGATTACTTTTAA
- a CDS encoding DinB family protein, with protein sequence MITRPGKSEYLPLVKKYIDLVPEGNIISILREQIEENIFILNKLTEENANFRYAPDKWSIKTVIGHIADVERLFSYRILRIARSDVRELPGYDRDVFAEMSSYDKLPLSKVLNDYAAVRNSTACLIDNLPEEAFTREGEFNDHIFSVRAIVYIIAGHETHHINIIKSKYLNHT encoded by the coding sequence ATGATCACAAGACCAGGTAAGAGTGAATATTTGCCATTAGTTAAGAAATACATAGATTTAGTTCCAGAAGGAAACATTATCAGCATTTTACGAGAGCAAATTGAAGAAAATATATTTATACTAAACAAACTTACTGAGGAAAATGCTAACTTTCGATATGCTCCAGATAAATGGTCAATAAAAACAGTTATAGGGCACATAGCTGACGTTGAAAGATTGTTCAGCTATAGAATATTACGTATAGCACGTAGTGATGTACGAGAGTTACCAGGGTATGATCGTGATGTATTTGCTGAGATGTCGTCTTATGATAAATTACCTCTAAGTAAAGTGCTCAATGATTATGCTGCAGTACGAAATTCTACAGCTTGTTTAATCGATAATCTTCCTGAAGAGGCTTTCACTAGAGAAGGAGAATTTAATGATCACATATTTTCCGTACGCGCGATAGTTTATATCATTGCAGGACATGAAACACATCACATAAATATTATTAAATCTAAATATTTGAATCATACGTAG
- a CDS encoding PHP-associated domain-containing protein: MDISILYRKRIGHINLIVKFKNVLPEIDEGQVKNRLEKIISLLYKMNVGLDVNTAGLRVLTCGNPYVPEWFLLKCRQHGISCIYGSDAHYPEHIGTGWDWFVEGEHYANGKTFPSPFL, from the coding sequence GTGGATATCTCAATTCTCTATAGGAAACGAATTGGACATATTAATCTAATTGTAAAATTTAAAAACGTATTACCTGAAATAGATGAAGGACAAGTTAAAAATCGCTTGGAAAAAATTATATCACTCCTATATAAAATGAATGTGGGACTTGACGTGAATACGGCAGGATTAAGAGTATTAACATGTGGAAACCCCTATGTACCAGAGTGGTTCTTGTTAAAATGTAGGCAACATGGTATTTCATGCATATATGGATCAGATGCCCATTATCCAGAACACATAGGAACTGGATGGGATTGGTTTGTGGAGGGTGAGCATTACGCTAACGGAAAAACGTTCCCATCTCCCTTCCTTTAA
- the hisJ gene encoding histidinol-phosphatase HisJ, translating to MKWDGHTHTPYCYHGSGIAQEEYLERAIKLGFERYTLSEHAPLPLNWLDDPSLYKRLAMPYSELSLYIEHAKRYKQNYIGKIDVTVGLELDYLPGKLDFTEKIIYDFGQELEDIIYSVHYIPGSNGMRLIDYQPDYFRENILKYYGTMERVVDEYFNYIEEAIRWISQFSIGNELDILI from the coding sequence TTGAAATGGGACGGTCATACACATACTCCTTACTGTTATCATGGTAGTGGTATTGCACAAGAAGAATATTTAGAACGAGCAATTAAATTAGGATTTGAACGTTACACGCTGAGTGAACATGCCCCTTTACCATTAAATTGGCTAGATGATCCTTCATTATACAAAAGACTTGCAATGCCATATAGTGAACTCTCTTTGTATATCGAACATGCCAAGCGTTATAAGCAAAATTATATTGGAAAGATAGATGTTACAGTTGGTTTAGAACTAGATTACTTACCGGGAAAACTCGATTTTACGGAGAAAATAATATATGACTTTGGTCAAGAGTTAGAAGACATTATTTATTCTGTGCACTATATACCCGGATCAAATGGAATGAGATTAATTGATTATCAACCAGATTATTTCAGAGAGAATATATTAAAATATTACGGAACGATGGAGAGGGTTGTGGATGAGTACTTTAATTATATTGAAGAAGCTATTAGGTGGATATCTCAATTCTCTATAGGAAACGAATTGGACATATTAATCTAA
- a CDS encoding nucleotidyltransferase, which produces MILEKVINRIEIQSEYKDFVDKYIDNILTEFKGKIHSIYMCGSIPKGTAKPFKSDADFTIVCVNPKDIDYERLSNINDIFLKKYPVLAKIDTTICSIDDVLSKPNEWGFWVKIICVCMYGHDIGEKVPPIVISSEFILDLNRETKEEVNRIHRALSNATDNMLKTRYIKGYSKRLIRALYSLVLEDTGVWQDDISTMKNAILNYCEIDFALVEYLYDCYSDGNDVLVEEFLGVADEVYSYFENALNAMADSRTSFD; this is translated from the coding sequence ATGATATTAGAAAAAGTTATAAATAGAATTGAAATACAAAGTGAATATAAGGATTTTGTTGATAAGTATATAGATAATATACTCACCGAATTTAAAGGTAAAATTCATAGCATTTATATGTGTGGCTCGATTCCAAAAGGAACGGCTAAACCTTTTAAGTCAGATGCAGACTTTACTATTGTATGTGTTAATCCCAAAGATATTGATTACGAAAGATTATCAAATATTAATGATATTTTTCTAAAAAAATATCCAGTATTAGCTAAAATTGATACGACAATTTGCTCGATTGACGATGTATTAAGTAAACCAAATGAGTGGGGTTTTTGGGTTAAGATCATTTGTGTTTGCATGTATGGTCATGACATTGGTGAGAAAGTACCGCCAATCGTTATTTCTTCAGAGTTCATTTTAGACTTAAATAGAGAGACCAAGGAGGAAGTGAATCGTATACATCGTGCACTTTCTAATGCTACTGATAATATGTTGAAAACTAGATATATCAAAGGTTACTCTAAGAGATTAATTCGTGCATTATACTCTTTAGTTTTAGAAGATACAGGTGTATGGCAAGATGACATTAGTACGATGAAGAATGCCATATTAAACTATTGTGAGATTGACTTCGCTTTAGTTGAGTATCTGTATGATTGTTACTCGGATGGTAATGATGTACTTGTCGAAGAGTTTCTGGGAGTTGCAGATGAAGTATATAGCTATTTTGAGAACGCCTTAAATGCAATGGCTGACTCCAGAACTTCCTTCGACTAA
- a CDS encoding GNAT family N-acetyltransferase, translating to MKNLLPLYLYDLSGHYDRLPNTHGIYEENDDCRTLSEQYDVQNIWWEKPPGILFPYLILVNGIPAGFVRVATPPYCNEGIDYFVNDFFLIQSLRGQGIAELAATMVFQQFRGNWELFTNPSAKNVVGQKFWRKTVSKYTNGNYVEEFGETFDGYKLIFRFNNLA from the coding sequence ATGAAAAACCTGTTACCGTTATACCTATATGACCTATCCGGCCATTATGACAGACTTCCAAACACACATGGGATCTATGAGGAGAATGACGACTGCAGAACATTAAGTGAGCAGTACGATGTTCAAAATATTTGGTGGGAGAAGCCGCCAGGTATCCTATTCCCCTACTTAATTTTAGTAAATGGGATACCAGCGGGGTTTGTTCGAGTAGCGACCCCTCCGTACTGTAATGAAGGAATTGATTATTTTGTAAATGATTTCTTTTTAATTCAATCGTTAAGAGGTCAAGGGATTGCTGAACTGGCGGCAACTATGGTGTTTCAACAATTCAGAGGGAATTGGGAGCTGTTTACTAACCCTTCAGCCAAAAACGTTGTTGGACAAAAGTTTTGGAGAAAAACGGTTTCTAAATATACGAATGGCAATTACGTGGAGGAATTTGGGGAAACCTTCGATGGATATAAACTTATTTTCCGCTTTAATAATCTTGCATGA
- a CDS encoding GNAT family N-acetyltransferase, which translates to MDFINHEVSKLNVTVRLCGMEEKFIINNIYPLYLHDLSEIWERKTNRYGVFENDDTRTLTEQNRVVFDIWWEHPNVLFPYLITVDDIPAGLIFVATSPFIPCPHYIDYYMNEFFLLRNYRGKGVGEEAERQIIGMMPGQWEVQTNPTERNERAKRFWRRTLNTCTNGKYSEELGHHPDAGEMLVFRFSTSSEKVSN; encoded by the coding sequence ATGGATTTCATTAATCATGAAGTAAGTAAGTTAAATGTTACCGTTAGACTATGCGGTATGGAGGAGAAGTTCATTATCAATAATATTTATCCTCTTTATCTGCATGATTTGTCTGAAATATGGGAACGCAAGACCAATCGTTATGGGGTGTTTGAGAATGACGATACCCGAACTTTGACTGAACAGAATCGCGTCGTGTTTGATATTTGGTGGGAACACCCAAACGTATTATTCCCTTATCTTATCACAGTGGATGATATACCTGCGGGGCTTATTTTTGTGGCTACTTCTCCTTTCATACCATGTCCTCACTATATCGATTATTACATGAATGAGTTCTTTCTATTACGTAATTATCGAGGAAAGGGTGTTGGAGAAGAAGCGGAGCGACAGATTATTGGAATGATGCCAGGGCAATGGGAAGTGCAAACAAATCCCACAGAACGAAACGAACGTGCGAAACGTTTTTGGCGTAGAACACTTAACACATGTACCAACGGGAAATACTCCGAAGAACTTGGTCATCATCCTGATGCTGGAGAAATGCTAGTCTTTCGCTTCAGCACGAGTTCTGAAAAAGTGAGTAATTAG
- a CDS encoding CD3324 family protein has product MKYVSASEVLPENLLREIQKYIQGKTLYIPAPKGCRKKWGHDSGQREFLLNRNAEIRKLFRQGMNVDQLASSYCLSHDSIKKIVYKTQA; this is encoded by the coding sequence ATGAAATATGTTTCAGCAAGTGAGGTTTTACCAGAAAATTTACTTCGTGAAATACAAAAATATATACAAGGCAAGACTTTATATATCCCCGCACCCAAAGGATGTAGAAAAAAGTGGGGACATGATTCAGGGCAACGTGAATTTCTTTTGAACCGGAATGCAGAAATTCGGAAGCTTTTCAGGCAGGGTATGAATGTAGATCAACTCGCGAGTTCCTACTGTCTATCCCATGACAGCATTAAGAAGATTGTTTATAAAACGCAGGCATAA
- a CDS encoding SDR family NAD(P)-dependent oxidoreductase yields the protein MKYIILTGASRGIGEGLCRKLLSKSHHLLCISRKKNESLIAFAHSQKHKMDYFEFDLNNVNEIDEFMKKIIEKIDSSNVESIYLINNAGIVFNQLIEETDPTSIIQMMNINLVSPMILTSCFIKYSEQFNVEKKILNVSSGSSYNLSSGGSCYSTSKAGLETFTKSIGIEKLNVKIMAIRLGMVDTDMHEATENKKMLKTPEYAADKILAFLMNKFEHGKTVTAW from the coding sequence GTGAAGTACATAATCTTGACGGGAGCTTCACGTGGGATAGGCGAAGGCCTTTGTAGAAAACTTTTATCAAAAAGTCACCATCTGCTATGTATTTCAAGAAAAAAGAATGAATCACTGATTGCTTTTGCTCACTCCCAAAAGCATAAGATGGATTATTTCGAATTCGATTTGAACAACGTAAACGAAATTGATGAATTCATGAAAAAAATAATCGAGAAGATAGATTCATCAAATGTTGAATCAATATACCTAATCAATAATGCTGGTATTGTTTTTAATCAGCTTATCGAGGAGACAGATCCAACTTCAATAATTCAAATGATGAACATCAATTTGGTTTCACCGATGATTTTGACATCTTGTTTCATAAAATACTCGGAGCAATTTAATGTTGAGAAAAAAATATTAAATGTTTCGTCTGGGTCATCCTATAATTTGTCATCAGGCGGAAGTTGTTACTCTACATCAAAAGCTGGCCTAGAGACATTTACGAAAAGTATTGGTATAGAAAAATTGAACGTTAAAATAATGGCGATTAGGTTAGGTATGGTTGATACTGACATGCATGAAGCCACTGAAAATAAGAAGATGTTAAAAACACCTGAGTATGCAGCCGATAAAATACTAGCTTTTCTTATGAATAAATTTGAACACGGAAAAACGGTAACAGCATGGTAA
- a CDS encoding phosphotransferase-like protein, whose translation MSKGKIVFLNGVTSSGKTSIVDAIQLKSDEFFYVVANDLFENTIGDNYLREDYWKYLSDAIIMMYHTAKLFSDHGKNVLVDGILVERPELKPHYEKVKNIFEGYPFYIVEVFCPLKICRQRNIERGDRTEDQSDWQNKIMAKDIQYDYTVNTHINSSEECADLILKYLSVRSKG comes from the coding sequence ATGAGCAAAGGGAAAATTGTGTTTTTGAACGGAGTAACTAGTTCAGGGAAAACATCTATAGTAGATGCTATTCAGTTAAAATCGGATGAATTTTTTTATGTTGTTGCAAACGATCTTTTTGAAAATACAATTGGCGATAACTATCTTAGAGAAGATTATTGGAAATATTTAAGTGATGCAATTATTATGATGTATCATACCGCCAAACTATTTTCTGACCATGGTAAAAATGTGCTTGTCGATGGCATTTTGGTAGAAAGACCTGAGTTAAAACCACATTATGAAAAAGTTAAAAACATATTTGAGGGGTACCCCTTTTATATTGTTGAAGTGTTCTGTCCGTTGAAAATTTGTCGCCAAAGAAATATTGAACGTGGCGATAGAACCGAAGATCAGTCAGACTGGCAAAACAAAATTATGGCAAAAGATATACAGTATGACTATACTGTCAACACACACATAAATTCTTCAGAAGAATGTGCTGATCTGATTTTAAAGTATTTGAGTGTTAGGTCTAAAGGTTAA
- a CDS encoding nucleotidyltransferase domain-containing protein, whose amino-acid sequence MDEIIKKKLLGKNKLLINMVIERVKRDFLDDIAIIGLTGSFNTGDFHEKSDLDLIIINNTEKGWAISDCFILDDVGYDIYCTPWDSRIQEQSTLESHNVSSLTDLKILYYAKPEDLEKLNAFRQRALDALANPIGEACLYRANKWINLAKQAYSDTMLGEDIGSVRHASADVLYNLVHALVSMNNTCIKRGIKRYLDEIPRCAMFLMTSNPYTCQSSRLVPLKISK is encoded by the coding sequence ATGGACGAAATTATAAAGAAGAAGCTGCTGGGTAAAAATAAACTTCTCATTAACATGGTGATTGAACGGGTAAAAAGAGATTTTCTAGACGATATCGCAATTATTGGGCTTACCGGTTCATTTAACACCGGGGACTTTCACGAGAAGAGTGATCTTGATTTGATTATCATTAATAATACAGAAAAGGGATGGGCAATATCTGATTGCTTTATATTAGACGACGTTGGATATGACATCTATTGCACGCCATGGGATTCAAGAATACAAGAGCAATCCACCTTGGAGAGTCATAACGTATCAAGTTTAACCGATCTCAAAATACTCTACTATGCAAAGCCTGAGGATTTAGAGAAATTGAACGCCTTCAGGCAAAGAGCACTTGATGCACTTGCGAATCCCATAGGAGAAGCATGTCTTTATCGAGCGAATAAATGGATCAATCTGGCTAAACAAGCATACAGCGATACGATGCTAGGTGAAGATATCGGTTCAGTGCGACATGCATCTGCCGACGTTCTGTACAATCTAGTCCATGCTTTGGTAAGTATGAATAATACGTGCATCAAACGAGGAATCAAGCGATATTTGGACGAGATACCTCGTTGCGCTATGTTCCTGATGACCTCGAATCCTTATACATGTCAATCATCGAGGCTCGTACCATTGAAGATATCCAAATAG
- a CDS encoding CD3324 family protein — protein sequence MKYSKAESVFPEELLRIIQQYIQGELVYIPKPKEAHLKWGEKTQSKSKVSARNAEIKSLFHNGVSIDELAERYFLSCESIKKIVYKKN from the coding sequence ATGAAATATTCAAAAGCCGAGTCTGTTTTTCCAGAAGAATTGCTACGTATCATTCAACAATACATTCAAGGCGAATTGGTTTATATCCCGAAACCCAAAGAGGCACATCTAAAATGGGGCGAAAAAACACAAAGCAAGAGTAAGGTCTCTGCTCGAAACGCGGAGATTAAATCCTTATTCCACAATGGAGTCAGCATAGACGAATTGGCGGAGCGATATTTCTTGTCCTGCGAAAGTATAAAGAAAATTGTTTATAAAAAGAACTAA